The following coding sequences lie in one Lolium perenne isolate Kyuss_39 chromosome 2, Kyuss_2.0, whole genome shotgun sequence genomic window:
- the LOC127331505 gene encoding LOW QUALITY PROTEIN: uncharacterized protein (The sequence of the model RefSeq protein was modified relative to this genomic sequence to represent the inferred CDS: inserted 1 base in 1 codon; substituted 1 base at 1 genomic stop codon), translating to MEYRPRSGPRYGHNSYGGYAGNGGYGNGGYAGGQGNGGYGAGAYSNGTYVGGHGNGVYGYGGGDGMYLPYGRGAAPSYGMGGRPLAAAMPSTSYGLGRGWVADEHLRGAPPPPMILPEAMRAAEAAAHEVVLRLHPTEPAERRRHEIIGYAKRLIGTTFGCEVHAYGSVPLRTYLPDGDVDVTILTNTSLDGTFIEHVRCLLVSERWNEDAQFIIKNVGFIDAKVKLIKCVIDNVVVDISFNQIGGISTVTFLEEVDRVIGKNHLFKRSIILIKAWCYHEKSIHGSNKGLLSTYAVEVLILYILNLHHKSVSGPLEVLHRFLEFYSKFDWDRHCVTLNGPVPMPAPGRSFTEPDAFSDELLLSNESLKSSLDRLIVLPIGSDRPDAEFVRMYVNILDPLQGGNNLGRSISEDGSKRIKLAFECGARTLGQILKLPAELIPDGIYSFFATTLGRHGRGERPDLGGSVLCRSMPNSGNLNGKDVSSFENCYVVENEKRSPNSLVELDDKESDVKINKHQSSGLTNFRSHSPSSSETGNNSIIQCNHDSATNADVPFARSYIQQNHIVASSTQANSLDVPCYCVDKSNGTDVSEAKLQLHPFTPSNLLDLSGDLGLPLKCLVSFQYNIEALFDKLLDSVKEASLAGVLDENCFDGPISRFLSDYDGRKLSTVKRSQGTRDVPQQSITEAQADVYEFFSSTHIPSSGLPSFPAAEAYHHPWFENTEDTPQSFEAGMYIPDMNFSLPPRTDTLPMGSTFNPAIVVEKENYPFSSPYTTWDNRRTRGTGTYIPKTPREWKEKSWYDRRQNQRQPDQVNPWNGHAAVERALTNGGIKQLPTSETRENGEQRHENGSMEMRTLPPPRIVLPQLPTSETRENGEQRHENGSMEMRTLPPPRIVLPQLPTSETRENGEQRHENGPMEMRTLPPPRIVLPQLPTSETRENGEQRHENGWMEMRTLPPPRIALPPPRIVLPHHGGGSQRNLPVSSTGQPSPPAVTMVTPAATMATPAGTTANSQSITSQQHENLEFGTIGPFSATSLTAKFIEDFPPLAGTKVAMKSPKAGASAAKSWPAEATGATVQSPKAGVSAAQSRPVEASASTVPSESADPYRYIVSFWFMLLMFIDSPLMHIKKSPXNEYAXHCQWNFCRPEGFFKLKDEADFPPLQAGTRYNTDFPPLRAASR from the exons ATGGAGTACCGCCCCAGGTCCGGCCCGCGCTACGGCCACAACAGCTACGGCGGCTACGCTGGCAACGGCGGCTACGGGAACGGCGGCTACGCTGGCGGCCAGGGGAACGGCGGCTACGGCGCCGGTGCCTACAGCAACGGCACGTACGTAGGCGGGCACGGCAACGGCGTGTACGGCTACGGGGGCGGCGACGGGATGTACCTCCCTTACGGGCGAGGCGCTGCCCCTAGCTACGGCATGGGAGGCCGGCCGCTGGCGGCGGCGATGCCGTCGACGAGCTATGGCCTGGGCCGCGGCTGGGTCGCGGACGAGCACCTGCGCGGGGCGCCTCCTCCGCCGATGATCCTCCCGGAGGCGATGCGGGCGGCGGAGGCGGCCGCGCACGAGGTGGTGCTTCGGCTGCACCCCACGGAGccggcggagcggcggcggcacgAGATAATCGGCTACGCCAAGCGCCTCATCGGCACCACCTTCGGCTGCGAG GTGCATGCGTATGGATCAGTCCCGTTAAGAACCTACCTCCCCGACGGAGATGTTGATGTCACTATTCTTACAAACACATCTTTGGATGGTACTTTCATTGAACATGTGCGCTGTCTACTTGTTTCAGAAAGGTGGAATGAAGATGCTCAGTTTATAATAAAGAATGTTGGTTTCATCGATGCTAAG GTTAAGCTCATCAAATGTGTCATTGACAATGTTGTTGTGGACATCTCCTTTAACCAAATTGGTGGCATCTCCACAGTAACTTTCCTTGAGGAG GTCGACCGAGTAATTGGCAAAAATCATCTATTCAAAAGGAGCATTATTTTAATCAAAGCCTGGTGTTACCATGAGAAGAGCATCCATGGTTCTAACAAAGGGCTATTGTCTACATACGCAGTGGAAGTGCTTATACTTTACATATTGAATCTGCACCACAAGTCTGTGAGTGGCCCATTGGAG GTGTTGCACAGATTTTTGGAGTTCTATAGCAAGTTCGATTGGGACAGGCATTGTGTTACTTTAAATGGTCCTGTGCCCATGCCAGCACCCGGACGCAGCTTCACCG AGCCTGATGCCTTCAGTGATGAACTATTACTGAGCAACGAGTCCCTCAAAAGCTCACTGGATAGACTTATTGTACTTCCAATAGGTTCTGATAGACCTGACGCAGAATTCGTGCGGATGTATGTGAACATACTTGACCCTCTGCAGGGGGGCAATAATCTCGGCAGAAGCATCAGCGAAG ATGGCTCCAAGCGCATAAAGCTTGCTTTTGAATGTGGAGCACGGACTCTTGGACAAATTCTCAAGCTACCTGCTGAACTTATTCCTGATGGAATTTATAGTTTTTTCGCAACCACGTTGGGTAGACATGGAAGAGGAGAAAGACCAGATCTCGGTGGTAGTGTCTTGTGCCGATCCATGCCTAATTCTGGAAATTTAAATGGGAAAGATGTGTCCAGCTTCGAAAATTGTTACGTGGTTGAAAATGAAAAGAGAAGTCCTAATAGTTTAGTGGAGCTGGATGACAAGGAATCAGATGTGAAAATAAATAAGCATCAGAGTTCAG GTTTAACCAATTTCAGGAGccactcaccctcttcctcggagaCTGGTAACAACAGCATTATTCAATGCAATCATGATTCTGCAACTAATGCAGATGTGCCCTTTGCTAGATCATATATCCAGCAAAATCATATAGTGGCTTCCTCGACTCAGGCTAATtctttggatgttccctgttattGTGTTGACAAGTCAAATGGGACTGATGTTAGTGAAGCAAAGCTGCAACTTCATCCTTTCACACCATCAAACCTACTGGATCTCTCAGGAGATCTAGGCTTGCCCTTGAAATGCCTCGTGAGTTTTCAGTACAACATCGAGGCCTTATTTGATAAGTTACTCGACTCAGTTAAAGAAGCATCTTTGGCTGGCGTGCTAGATGAGAACTGCTTCGATGGTCCAATTTCACGCTTCTTGTCAGATTATGATGGACGGAAATTATCTACAGTTAAGCGTTCTCAGGGCACAAGAGATGTTCCTCAGCAATCAATCACCGAGGCCCAAGCTGATGTTTATGAGTTTTTTTCTAGTACACATATTCCATCCAGCGGATTGCCATCGTTTCCAGCTGCCGAGGCCTATCATCATCCTTGGTTTGAAAACACAGAGGATACTCCTCAGAGTTTTGAAGCCGGCATGTACATTCCTGACATG AATTTTTCATTGCCCCCTAGAACAGATACTCTGCCCATGGGATCAACGTTCAATCCAGCTATTGTAGTGGAAAAGGAGAATTATCCATTTTCTTCGCCTTATACGACATGGGATAACCGTAGGACACGTGGAACTGGCACATATATTCCTAAAACG cctcgtgAGTGGAAGGAGAAGTCATGGTATGATAGAAGGCAAAATCAGAGGCAACCAGATCAGGTTAACCCATGGAATGGGCATGCTGCCGTTGAAAGAGCACTGACAAATGGTGGAATCAAACAGTTGCCAACCAGCGAGACAAGAGAGAACGGTGAACAGAG GCATGAAAATGGATCGATGGAAATGCGGACGCTTCCACCTCCAAGGATAGTGCTTCCGCAGTTGCCAACCAGCGAGACAAGAGAGAATGGTGAACAGAG GCATGAAAATGGATCGATGGAAATGCGGACGCTTCCACCTCCAAGGATAGTGCTTCCGCAGTTGCCAACCAGTGAAACAAGAGAGAACGGTGAACAGAG GCATGAAAATGGACCGATGGAAATGCGGACGCTTCCACCTCCAAGGATAGTGCTTCCGCAGTTGCCAACCAGCGAAACAAGAGAGAACGGTGAACAGAG GCATGAAAATGGATGGATGGAAATGCGGACGCTTCCACCTCCAAGGATAGCGCTTCCTCCTCCAAGGATAGTGCTTCCTCATCATGGTGGCGGCAGCCAAAGAAATCTTCCAGTATCCAGTACCGGCCAGCCCTCTCCGCCTGCTGTCACAATGGTTACACCTGCTGCCACAATGGCTACACCTGCTGGCACAACGGCTAACAGTCAATCGATCACATCGCAGCAACATGAGAACCTAGAGTTTGGAACTATAGGGCCTTTCTCGGCGACTAGCCTCACAGCTAAGTTCATCGAAGATTTCCCTCCTCTGGCTGGTACAAAGGTAGCAATGAAGAGCCCTAAGGCTGGAGCCAGTGCGGCCAAAAGCTGGCCTGCTGAAGCCACAGGAGCAACAGTGCAGAGCCCTAAGGCCGGTGTGAGTGCGGCCCAAAGTAGGCCCGTAGAAGCCTCTGCATCCACAGTGCCAAGTGAGAGTGCCGATCCATACAGGTACATCGTTTCTTTCTGGTTCATGCTGCTCATGTTCATCGATAGCCCTTTAATGCATATAAAAAAAAGCC TTAATGAATATGCATAACATTGTCAATGGAATTTTTGCAGGCCTGAAGGTTTTTTCAAACTGAAAGATGAAGCGGACTTCCCTCCTCTCCAAGCTGGGACCCGCTATAACACTGACTTCCCTCCTCTCCGAGCTGCATCCCGTTGA